From Glycine max cultivar Williams 82 chromosome 11, Glycine_max_v4.0, whole genome shotgun sequence, the proteins below share one genomic window:
- the LOC102665393 gene encoding uncharacterized protein translates to MHLEFPDEDIMTLFRDEVVDEDRDKWIVWFDGASNALGHGVGAVLVSPNKQYIPFTTRLGFDYTNNIAEYEACALRIQAAIDFKVKLLKVYGDSALVIHQLRREWETRDHKLVPYQAYIRKLIEFFDVIYFHHIPREENQMVDSLATLVSMFQLTPHKDLPYIEFRCRSKPTHCCLIEEEQDVGIFLSGNILYKRNHDMVLLRCVDAREAEKMLVEVHEGSFGTHAHGHAMARKILRVGYYWLTMENDSCIHVRKCHKCHAFADYANAPPIPLNVLEAPCSFSMWGMDVIGAIEPKDSNGHGFILVAIDYFPKWVEATLYAIVTRSVVVRFIKKDIICQ, encoded by the exons ATGCATCTAGAATTCCCTGATGAagacatcatgaccttgttcAGGGATGAAGTAGTGGATGAAGATAGGGACAAATGgattgtgtggtttgatggCGCGTCTAATGCACTAGGCCATGGAGTTGGGGCGGTTTTGGTTTCCCCTAACAAACAATATATACCTTTCACGACTAGGTTGGGTTTTGACTACACAAACAACATAGCTGAGTATGAGGCATGTGCCCTTAGGATCCAAGCGGCAATTGACTTCAAGGTCAAGTTGCTCAAGGTATATGGGGACTCAGCCTTGGTAATCCACCAATTGAGAAGGGAATGGGAGACCAGGGATCATAAGTTGGTGCCCTACCAGGCCTACATCAGGAAattgatagaattctttgatgtCATATACTTTCATCACATTCCTAGAGAGGAGAATCAGATGGTCGATTCCCTTGCCACTCTAGTGTCCATGTTCCAACTAACCCCGCACAAGGATTTGCCATACATCGAATTTAGATGTCGTAGCAAGCCTACACATTGCTGCTTGATAGAAGAGGAGCAggatg TCGGCATTTTCCTAAGTGGGAATATCCTGTACAAGAGGAACCATGATATGGTTTTGCTTCGATGTGTGGATGCTAGAGAGGCTGAGAAAATGCTGGTAGAGGTGCATGAGGGATCCTTTGGAACCCATGCCCACGGACATGCCATGGCCCGGAAGATTTTGAGAGTAGGGTATTACTGGCTCACAATGGAGAATGATAGTTgcatccatgtgaggaaatgccacaagtgCCATGCCTTCGCTGATTATGCCAATGCTCCGCCTATACCTTTGAATGTCTTAGAAGCACCTTGTTCATTCTCTATGTGGGGTATGGACGTGATCGGAGCTATTGAGCCCAAGGATTCAAATGGACATGGCTTCATCTTAGTCGCCATTGACTACTTccccaaatgggtcgaagcaacTTTGTATGCTATTGTGACTAGGAGTGTGGTGGTTAGGTTCATCAAAAAGGATATAATTTGCCAGTAG